A section of the Streptomyces sp. Je 1-369 genome encodes:
- a CDS encoding metallophosphoesterase family protein — MIRIAAVGDIHMGLDSQGVLRPAFETLPDCADLLLLAGDLTRHGTPEEAEVVAREVTGLPVPVVAVLGNHDHHDEQPEAVTDVLREAGVRVLEGEGTVVEVDGARVGIAGTKGFGGGFVGRSGSEFGEPLMKEFIRYTRRCADSLRASLDDLAEQGCGTRVALTHFAPVPDTLAGEPLEIYPFLGSYLLAEAVDAAGADLAVHGHAHAGTEHGMTTGGVPVRNVAQPVIRKAFSVYHLKDHSSAEAARAAAEA; from the coding sequence ATGATCCGCATCGCAGCCGTGGGGGACATCCACATGGGCCTCGACAGCCAGGGCGTGCTCCGGCCCGCGTTCGAAACGCTGCCCGACTGCGCCGACCTGCTGCTGCTGGCCGGGGACCTCACCCGCCACGGCACGCCGGAGGAGGCGGAAGTGGTCGCGCGGGAGGTCACCGGGCTGCCCGTGCCCGTCGTCGCCGTGCTCGGCAACCACGACCACCACGACGAACAGCCCGAAGCGGTCACCGACGTCCTGCGCGAGGCGGGCGTCAGGGTCCTCGAAGGAGAGGGCACGGTCGTCGAGGTCGACGGGGCACGTGTGGGCATCGCGGGCACCAAGGGGTTCGGCGGCGGCTTCGTCGGACGCAGCGGCAGCGAGTTCGGGGAACCCCTGATGAAGGAGTTCATCCGCTACACCCGCCGCTGTGCCGACAGCCTGCGCGCCTCCCTCGACGACCTGGCCGAGCAGGGCTGCGGTACGCGAGTGGCGCTGACGCACTTCGCACCCGTCCCCGACACCCTCGCGGGGGAGCCCCTGGAGATCTACCCGTTCCTCGGCAGCTACCTGCTCGCGGAGGCGGTCGACGCGGCGGGCGCGGACCTTGCCGTGCACGGCCACGCGCACGCGGGCACCGAACACGGCATGACCACGGGCGGCGTCCCGGTGCGCAACGTCGCCCAGCCTGTCATCCGCAAGGCGTTCAGCGTGTACCACCTGAAAGACCACAGCTCGGCAGAGGCCGCGAGGGCCGCCGCCGAGGCATGA
- a CDS encoding GntR family transcriptional regulator, with the protein MPSVPTPIPSRTQFVLEAIKHRILSGELRPGQPLVETELAGEFGVSKTPVREALKTLAGTGLVAMSQYKGAAVRTVDAAMAREVYDVRLLLEPEALRRTVRRGTALDAARDALERAAVAEDAAERSLANREFHRTLYAACGNPLLGRLLDEVRDQAALVSAVAWAADPSWAREATEHQEILRLALVGDADGAAEALHRHIASFVQRAFPSEGDLK; encoded by the coding sequence ATGCCGTCCGTGCCGACCCCGATCCCCTCGCGCACGCAGTTCGTGCTCGAAGCGATCAAACACCGCATCCTCAGCGGCGAGTTGAGGCCGGGGCAGCCCCTGGTCGAGACGGAGCTCGCCGGTGAGTTCGGGGTCTCCAAGACGCCCGTGCGCGAAGCCCTCAAGACCCTCGCGGGCACCGGCCTCGTCGCGATGAGCCAGTACAAGGGCGCCGCGGTACGCACCGTGGACGCGGCCATGGCGCGCGAGGTCTACGACGTACGGCTGCTCCTCGAACCCGAGGCGCTGCGCCGCACCGTCCGGCGCGGAACGGCGCTCGACGCCGCGCGCGACGCCCTGGAGCGAGCCGCCGTCGCCGAGGACGCGGCCGAACGCTCCCTGGCCAACCGGGAGTTCCACCGCACGCTGTACGCCGCCTGCGGCAACCCGCTCCTCGGGCGCCTCCTCGACGAGGTGCGGGACCAGGCCGCTCTCGTCTCCGCCGTCGCCTGGGCGGCCGACCCGTCGTGGGCACGCGAGGCGACCGAGCACCAGGAGATCCTGCGGCTCGCGCTCGTCGGGGACGCGGACGGCGCCGCCGAAGCACTGCACCGGCACATCGCGTCGTTCGTACAGCGTGCCTTTCCCTCGGAGGGGGACCTCAAGTGA
- a CDS encoding dihydrodipicolinate synthase family protein, which translates to MSGAVGEKYEAQRDALADVVAIPVTPFAEDGTIDHDAHRKILRRQLDAGVRTLTPNGNTGEFYALAPQERRAVVESTVEEAAGRAAILVGVGHDVPTAVAAARHADAVGAHMVMVHQPVHPYVSDSGWVDYHRAIAEAVPRLGVVPYLRDAALPGARLAALADACPNVIGVKYAVPDAARFAGFARDAGLERFVWVAGLAEPYAPSYFSAGATGFTSGLVNVAPGLSLRMIEALRRGDHPAAMDVWAMIRRFEELRAADGSAHNVTVVKEALAALGLCRRDVRAPSSLLPEAERAEVADIVAGWSI; encoded by the coding sequence GTGAGCGGAGCAGTAGGGGAGAAGTACGAGGCGCAGCGTGATGCGTTGGCCGACGTGGTGGCGATTCCCGTGACCCCGTTCGCCGAGGACGGCACGATCGACCACGATGCCCACCGCAAGATCCTGCGCCGCCAGCTCGACGCGGGGGTGCGCACCCTCACGCCCAACGGCAACACGGGGGAGTTCTACGCGCTCGCGCCGCAGGAGCGCCGTGCCGTCGTCGAGTCGACCGTCGAGGAGGCGGCCGGGCGGGCGGCGATCCTCGTCGGCGTCGGCCACGACGTGCCGACCGCGGTGGCCGCCGCCCGGCACGCGGACGCGGTCGGCGCCCACATGGTGATGGTCCATCAGCCGGTCCATCCCTACGTCTCCGACAGTGGCTGGGTCGACTACCACCGGGCCATCGCCGAGGCCGTGCCCCGGCTCGGCGTCGTCCCCTATCTGCGCGACGCCGCACTGCCCGGTGCCCGCCTCGCCGCACTCGCCGACGCCTGCCCCAACGTCATCGGCGTCAAGTACGCGGTGCCGGACGCGGCGCGCTTCGCCGGGTTCGCCCGGGACGCGGGGCTCGAACGGTTCGTGTGGGTCGCCGGACTGGCCGAGCCCTACGCTCCCTCGTACTTCTCCGCGGGAGCCACCGGCTTCACCTCCGGACTCGTCAACGTCGCCCCCGGCCTTTCGCTGCGCATGATCGAAGCGCTTCGACGCGGCGACCATCCGGCCGCCATGGATGTCTGGGCGATGATCCGCCGCTTCGAGGAGCTGCGCGCCGCCGACGGATCCGCCCACAACGTCACCGTCGTCAAGGAGGCCCTCGCCGCACTCGGCCTGTGCCGCCGCGACGTGCGCGCCCCCAGCAGCCTGCTGCCGGAAGCGGAACGCGCGGAGGTCGCGGACATCGTCGCCGGGTGGTCCATATGA